A region from the Arachis ipaensis cultivar K30076 chromosome B01, Araip1.1, whole genome shotgun sequence genome encodes:
- the LOC107606555 gene encoding uncharacterized protein LOC107606555 — translation MREDEIVVMTKECGVIFQKDLPKKLKDPGSFKISCTIGTTTFEKALYDLGKSINLMPFSIMKKLQIKEIKPTRIALQMGDRSIKYAQGVAENILVKVGKFFFQADFVILDMEKDENASIIL, via the coding sequence ATGAGGGAAGATGAGATAGTGGTTATGACTAAGGAGTGTGGTGTAATTTTCCAAAAAGATTTGCCAAAGAAGCtgaaagatccagggagcttcaaAATTTCATGTACCATTGGAACCACCACCTTTGAGAAGGCACTGTATGATTTAGGGAaaagcatcaatctcatgccattTTCCATAatgaagaagctacaaatcaaagAGATAAAACCAACAAGAATAGCTCTACAAATGGGGGATAGATCAATAAAGTATGCACAAGGAGTAGctgagaatatcttggtcaaggtGGGAAAGTTTTTCTTCCAAGCAGATTTTGTGATCCTTGACATGGAGAAGGATGAGAATGCCTCCATCATTCTatga